The genomic DNA ATTTATCAGATATGAGGTAGTTACTCCGAATCTTCCCGAAGCTACCTGCTTTGTCGCACTTCTTCTGTTATCGGTAAATCTTTCCGAAAGCTCTCCGCCTTCTCCGGAATTCGATCTTCCTCCTATCTCATTCAAAGCCATTGCCAAAGCCTCGTGTGCTTCTTTTGAAATAGATCCGTAAGACATAGCACCTGTAACAAATCTCTTCATTATAGCTTCTACAGGCTCTACTTCCTCCAAAGGGACAGGAGTTTGCTTTTTCATCTTAAACATTCCTCTGATAGTCAGAAGTTTTTTGCTCTGGTCATTTATAATATTTGAAAATTCTTTATATGCTTTATAATCATTTCTGCTTGTAGCTTCCTGTATTTTAGCTATTGCCTCGGGAGTAAGAATATGATTTACCCCGTCTTTTCTCCATTGATATTCACCGTCATTATTCAGTACTTCCGAATGTTTTTTTATTGCATTCACAGCTTCTGTATGTCTGAGTCTTGTTTCCTTTTCCAGTGCCTCTATATCCAGACCTTCTATTCTGGAAACTGTTCCTCTGAAATATTTATCCACAAGTTTTTGCGAAAGCCCCAGTGCTTCAAAAATCTGAGCCCCTCTGTAGCTCTGCACAGATGAGATACCCATTTTTGCCATTGTTTTCAATAATGCTTTTTCCAGTGCCTTTATTATATTTTTTATGTATTCCTGCTTATCAGACTGAAGATATAATTTTTTTGCCAGCATATAATCCACAGAATCAAATGCAAGATACGGATTTATCAAAAGTGCCCCGTATCCTACCAGTAAGGCAAAATGCATTATTTCTCTTGCTTCCCCTGTTTCCAGAATAATATCTATACCGCTTCTTTTCTTTTTTTCTATCAGATAATGATGTAAACCGGCTGTTGCCAAAAGAGAAGGTATTGGTATTTTATTTTCCCCGGCCTTTTTGTCTGAAAGAACTATTACTTTTTTTCCGTTTTCTATATCTTCTTCCACGGATCTGAATATTTCATTCAGCTTTTCTTCAAGGCTTTCATCTGATTTATCAAATATAATATCTTTTATTGCTATGCTTTCTTTATATTCATTTTTTATAAAATCTAAAGTTTTATTATCTATAACAGGTGACTCAAAGACCATTGTCCTGCTGTTTTCCGGTGTATTAAAAAGCAGATTCCCTTTTGTTCCCAGTTCGCTTTTCAGTGACATTACCGATTTTTCTCTTATAGAATCTATAGGAGGATTCGTTACCTGTGCGAATAACTGCTTGAAATAATTAAACAGCAGTCTCGGCTTTTCGGAAAATACAGCAAGTGCCGTATCATTCCCCATTGATCCCAACGGTTCATTACTGCTGGATGCCATTTCAGATATTATTATGCCGAGATCCTCACGGGTATAACCAAAAATTCTCAGCTGTTCTTCTATTATGGAAAGCTCTCTTCTTTCTTCTTTATATTTATAATTTTTCAGTTCTTTTTCTGCGTATCTTTTATTCTTAAGCAAATCCGCATAATCAGTGTTATTCAGTATTTTTTCCAGAGTAGCTTCCTTATCAAGAACCTTGCCTTCTTTCATATCCAAAAGAAGAATTTCACCCGGTCTCACTCTTCCGCTTTCCTTTATATTTGAAAACTCTGTAGGAAGAGTTCCTACTTCCGACCCGGCTATTATGTAATTATCCTTGGTTATCAGGTATCTAAGCGGTCTCAGTCCGTTTCTGTCAAGCTTTGCCAGTATATATCTTCCGTCTGTCATGGCAAGTGCCGCCGGACCGTCCCACGGCTCCATAAGACTGGAATAATAATCATAAAAATTTTTAAGTTTTTCCGGCATTTCACTGTCTTTTTCCCATGCTGCAGGGACTAACATTGAAATTGCTTCTATTAATGTCTTTCCGGAAAAAAGTAAAAACTCCAGCGCTGTATCCAGATTAGCTGAATCACTTGCTAAATGATCATTTACAGGAAAAAGTGCTTCTATTTCGGAATATGCTTCCGAGCTCAGGGCAGGCTCTCTTGAAACCATCCAGTTAACATTTCCCTTTACAGTATTTATCTCCCCGTTATGTGCAAGAAAACGAAAAGGATGAGCCAGTTCCCATTTTGGAAAGGTATTGGTACTAAATCTCTGATGTACCAGACAAAACTGACTTTCCATCTTATCAGACTGAAGGTCAATATAAAATTTTTCTATCTGGTCCGGCTTTATTAAGCCCTTATATACAATTATTTTTGATGAAAGCTTTGTAATATAAAATTCTTCAATATTTATATCAAGAGTTTTCACTTTATTTTCTATTTTTTTTCTTATAATATATAATTTTTTTTCAAACTCTTCTTTTGCCGAAGCTGTTCTTTCAATAAAAAGCTGTTCTATCTCCGGAAGGGTTCTTTGTGCTTCTATACCTACCGCATTTCTGTTTACAGGAACTTTTCTCCAGTAAAGAATCTTTTCCCCCTCTTCTTTTACAGTTTTTTCGGCTATTTCCTTTATTATACGTGCATGATCAGGATTTACCGGCAAAAATATATTTCCTGTTCCATAATCCCCCATTTTCGGCAGATTTTCACAAATATCCCTAAAGAACGCATCGGGAATCTCGAAAAGAAGACCTGCTCCGTCTCCGGTTTCGGAATCATATCCGGAAGCTCCTCTATGCTCCAGTCCCATTAGTATTCTTATTCCGTCTTTAATTGTTTTGTTGGTTTTCAGCCCGTCTATATTAGCTATAAACCCCATCCCGCAGTTATCTTTTTCAAATTCTCTCTCAAACAATGATTTTTCCATAAATCTTTTCTTTTCCAAATCATAGCACCTCCAATTCTGTCATTTCTATTTTGACTAAAGCATTTTATTTTTATATAAAATTATAAATACAAAATTCTATTCAAAATCAATTAATCTCTCATTTTATTATCTTAATTTTTTCAGGTAAGAACAGCTATAATTGTTTTGTAGTCAGTGTATCAGTATAATGTCATGTTCATAAATCAGCCGTATAACACTGGATACGAACATTACATCACACCAAAAATTTACTTGTTCTTATATTCTACTATATTTTTCAAAAAATAAAAAATTTATTCTCTTTATGAAACATAAAAAAAAATTCATCAGCTGTTTTTGTCAATTTATTCAATGTTTTTAGTACTTTTTATAAAATGTCAAGCTTTTTTAATCATTAAATAAATTTATGCTTGACTTGAAAGGCATAAATATAATATAATCATTTAGGGATTAAAAAAAATGAAAGCGCTAGGGCTAAAATACCAAATATTTTAGTTGACGAGGAGAGAGAATTATCGAGACTATCAGCGGGTATTCTCTGGGTTGTAACAACCTAAAAGATAATAACAAACCTTATAAGTAATTATATGAACAAAAATATCTTAGTTACTAATCTCTGAAATTTAAATTATTTGGAGGAATCATTTATGGAAACTATGGAAAACAAGATGAAACTCTTCGGGGAAAATGCCTTTACTGACAAAAACCTGAAAAAAAGAGTTCCAAAAGATGTTTTTAAAGAATTTAAGCTTTCGCAGACTGGTGAAGTGGAACTTTCCCTTGCATCTGCCGAAGTCATTGCCAATGCTCTGAAAGACTGGGCAATAAAAAGAGGAGCCACACATTACAGCCACTGGTTTCAGCCGCTTACAGAGCTTACTGCTGAAAAGCACGACTCTTTCCTTGACCCGTCAAGTGATGAAGAAATTATCTACAGATTTTCTGGGAAAAGCCTTATAAAAGGTGAACCTGATGCATCTTCATTTCCTAACGGAGGTCTTAGAAGCACTTTTGAAGCCAGAGGATACACAGTGTGGGATACAAGCTCACCACCCTTCATAAAAGAAAATAAAAACGGAGCTACTCTATATATTCCCACTGCATTTATATCATATAACGGTGAAGCCCTTGATAAGAAAGTTCCGCTTCTCAGATCCATGTCTGCTGTTAATAAGCATGCTTTAAGAATTTTGAGAGCACTGGGTAATACCACTGCAAAAAACGTTGTATGTACATTGGGTGTTGAACAGGAATATTTCCTAATCAAAAGAGAGTTTTTTGAAAAAAGGGAAGATCTTCTTCTTACAGGAAGAACACTTTTTGGAGCACCGGCTCCGAAAGGCCAGGAACTAAATGACCATTACTTTGGTAAAATAAAAGAAAAAGTAATAAACTTTATGAGTGATCTTGATGCAGAGCTTTGGACAGTAGGTATCTCATCTAAGACAAGACATAATGAAGTTGCACCAAATCAGTTTGAGATAGCTTCTTTATTCAGTCTTGCCAATCAGGCCTCTGATCAGAATCAGGTTATCATGGAAACAATTGAAAAAGTCGCACTAAGACATGACTTGGTAGCACTTTTACATGAAAAACCTTTTGCCG from Sebaldella termitidis ATCC 33386 includes the following:
- the gltB gene encoding glutamate synthase large subunit — encoded protein: MEKKRFMEKSLFEREFEKDNCGMGFIANIDGLKTNKTIKDGIRILMGLEHRGASGYDSETGDGAGLLFEIPDAFFRDICENLPKMGDYGTGNIFLPVNPDHARIIKEIAEKTVKEEGEKILYWRKVPVNRNAVGIEAQRTLPEIEQLFIERTASAKEEFEKKLYIIRKKIENKVKTLDINIEEFYITKLSSKIIVYKGLIKPDQIEKFYIDLQSDKMESQFCLVHQRFSTNTFPKWELAHPFRFLAHNGEINTVKGNVNWMVSREPALSSEAYSEIEALFPVNDHLASDSANLDTALEFLLFSGKTLIEAISMLVPAAWEKDSEMPEKLKNFYDYYSSLMEPWDGPAALAMTDGRYILAKLDRNGLRPLRYLITKDNYIIAGSEVGTLPTEFSNIKESGRVRPGEILLLDMKEGKVLDKEATLEKILNNTDYADLLKNKRYAEKELKNYKYKEERRELSIIEEQLRIFGYTREDLGIIISEMASSSNEPLGSMGNDTALAVFSEKPRLLFNYFKQLFAQVTNPPIDSIREKSVMSLKSELGTKGNLLFNTPENSRTMVFESPVIDNKTLDFIKNEYKESIAIKDIIFDKSDESLEEKLNEIFRSVEEDIENGKKVIVLSDKKAGENKIPIPSLLATAGLHHYLIEKKKRSGIDIILETGEAREIMHFALLVGYGALLINPYLAFDSVDYMLAKKLYLQSDKQEYIKNIIKALEKALLKTMAKMGISSVQSYRGAQIFEALGLSQKLVDKYFRGTVSRIEGLDIEALEKETRLRHTEAVNAIKKHSEVLNNDGEYQWRKDGVNHILTPEAIAKIQEATSRNDYKAYKEFSNIINDQSKKLLTIRGMFKMKKQTPVPLEEVEPVEAIMKRFVTGAMSYGSISKEAHEALAMALNEIGGRSNSGEGGELSERFTDNRRSATKQVASGRFGVTTSYLINADELQIKMAQGAKPGEGGQLPGDKVDKEIGKTRHTTPGIGLISPPPHHDIYSIEDLAQLIFDLKNVNPKARISVKLVSEAGVGVVASGVAKAHSEMILISGHDGGTGASPLSSIKHAGLPWELGLAEANQVLKEHKLRNRVVLQVDGKLKTGRDIIFGALLGAEEFGFATMPLVVLGCIMMRKCHTNMCPVGIATQSEELRAKFVGKYKNIITYFRFLSEEMREIMAELGVTKLEDLIGRTDLLEVDYKNENWKSRKVELTKILYRNPEDHTPNICTEKQNFGMDKIKDLKLISEAEKSITDKQETVINDTITNADRSLGAMLSGIIAEKYGEAGLPEDTIKINLRGYAGQSFGVFGMSGITINLEGESNDYIGKGLFGAKIIIRKPKDAAYDSTKNIIGGNAVLYGAIKGELYLNGVAGERYCVRNSGAVSVTEGVGDHGCEYMTGGRAVILGRVGKNFGAGMSGGIAYVYDKQNKLEKRLNREMVEIHNLEPVYEAEIKKYVENHFRYTQSEIAKEILSDWDNLKSDFKVVVSPKYNELFLKEVIS